A genomic region of uncultured Roseibium sp. contains the following coding sequences:
- the lpxI gene encoding UDP-2,3-diacylglucosamine diphosphatase LpxI (LpxI, functionally equivalent to LpxH, replaces it in LPS biosynthesis in a minority of bacteria.), which produces MIPRQIADVLETSGRDFQIVAIKGEADEETRRKAHAELGWSEIGRLHAFLKRTQCKEVLFIGGVTKRPDLLPFLTDFSTLKRLPAIIRTLSSGGDDSLLTKVIRLFENEGFRVVGIKDVAPRLLASSGVLGRARPSKADWRDLELALRATEKLGELDIGQAAVAVGGRVIALEGAEGTDAMLQRCADLKSSGRVSARGRKGVLVKTAKPNQDLRVDLPTVGPKTIELALAAGLSGIAVEAEGALIADKADTLQKADAAGLFVVGVDRTRISDGLADD; this is translated from the coding sequence ATGATCCCCCGGCAGATCGCGGACGTCCTTGAGACATCCGGACGCGATTTTCAGATCGTCGCGATCAAGGGCGAGGCAGACGAGGAAACCAGACGGAAGGCGCATGCCGAACTCGGTTGGAGTGAGATAGGCCGCCTTCACGCTTTTCTCAAGCGAACGCAATGCAAGGAAGTCCTCTTCATTGGCGGCGTGACGAAGAGACCGGATCTCTTGCCATTCCTGACCGATTTCAGCACGCTGAAGCGACTGCCCGCGATTATCCGTACACTGTCGTCCGGTGGCGATGACAGCCTGCTGACCAAGGTAATCCGGCTTTTTGAAAACGAAGGGTTTCGCGTTGTGGGGATAAAAGATGTGGCACCTCGGCTTCTGGCGTCGAGCGGCGTTCTGGGACGTGCCAGGCCCTCCAAGGCAGACTGGCGTGACCTGGAGCTTGCCCTGCGCGCAACCGAGAAACTCGGCGAACTCGACATCGGACAGGCGGCAGTTGCGGTCGGTGGCCGGGTAATAGCGCTGGAAGGGGCGGAAGGTACCGATGCCATGCTGCAGCGCTGTGCCGACCTCAAGTCCAGCGGGCGTGTCAGTGCCCGCGGACGGAAAGGTGTCCTGGTGAAAACGGCCAAGCCCAACCAGGACCTGCGTGTTGATCTTCCGACTGTCGGACCGAAGACGATCGAGCTCGCCCTGGCCGCAGGCCTGTCCGGTATAGCCGTGGAAGCCGAGGGGGCCTTGATCGCGGACAAGGCCGACACGCTGCAAAAAGCCGATGCAGCCGGTCTTTTTGTCGTCGGGGTCGACCGCACGCGGATTTCAGACGGGCTGGCGGATGACTGA